In one window of Paraflavitalea soli DNA:
- a CDS encoding family 43 glycosylhydrolase: MMRLFLPLIVCLSCFSSSAQQLVLPGDHPDPSVVKIGNEYWAAGTTSNWFPAFPLYRSADLVNWQPAGHVFTKMPDWADYYLWAPEITYDHGKVYLYYSGHKKGGNLCIAAAVADKPEGPYTDLGPLICQEAGSIDAFPMRDEQGKLYMIWKEDGNSVGKPTPIWAAAMKEDRTALVGAKQELFRADAAWENGLVEGVSIIRQKDYFYALYAGGACCGKKCNYGTGIARAKSLLGPWEKYPGNPVLAGNADWKCPGHGTPVEKDGRFYFLYHAYSNHSGTYGGRQGLLNEFEFTADGWLRFTNGTDYGKGKKTEKIVDQFSTKQLSGNWHWSVFQDVQYRIVNKTLQLHALPSPSGAYLGQSVLAVNYQAEVTVQKNSTAQAGLALIGDDKNILYAAAAGNTIRLVRVQKGEVKVIAEEKIEQASNVRIRAEVNNNTAVSFTYSTDGVHYAVLNNTVADISYLPPWDRAVRVGLVSKGRVTEVAFFKNFLLVNR, from the coding sequence ATGATGCGATTGTTTTTGCCATTGATAGTATGCCTATCGTGCTTTAGTAGCAGTGCCCAGCAGTTAGTATTGCCCGGAGACCATCCCGATCCTTCGGTGGTTAAGATAGGGAATGAATACTGGGCTGCCGGCACCACCTCCAACTGGTTTCCCGCTTTTCCTTTATACCGCTCTGCTGATCTTGTAAACTGGCAACCTGCCGGTCATGTGTTTACAAAAATGCCGGATTGGGCGGACTATTACCTGTGGGCCCCTGAAATTACGTACGATCATGGCAAGGTATACCTGTACTATTCAGGGCATAAAAAAGGGGGCAATCTGTGTATTGCGGCGGCAGTAGCCGACAAACCTGAAGGACCCTATACTGACCTTGGTCCGCTGATATGCCAGGAAGCCGGCTCGATAGATGCTTTTCCGATGCGGGATGAGCAGGGAAAGTTATACATGATATGGAAGGAAGATGGGAACAGTGTGGGTAAACCTACGCCTATCTGGGCTGCGGCCATGAAGGAGGACAGAACGGCTTTGGTGGGAGCAAAGCAGGAACTTTTCCGTGCGGATGCGGCCTGGGAAAATGGCCTGGTGGAAGGGGTATCGATCATCCGGCAAAAAGATTATTTCTATGCATTGTATGCGGGAGGTGCCTGCTGCGGTAAAAAATGCAATTACGGAACGGGTATCGCCAGGGCTAAAAGCCTGCTGGGTCCCTGGGAGAAATACCCGGGAAACCCTGTGTTGGCAGGGAATGCTGACTGGAAATGTCCCGGGCACGGAACGCCTGTTGAAAAGGATGGCAGGTTCTATTTTTTGTATCATGCTTATAGTAACCATAGCGGGACCTATGGAGGAAGACAAGGGTTACTGAATGAGTTTGAGTTTACTGCGGATGGGTGGCTGCGGTTTACGAATGGTACCGATTATGGCAAAGGGAAGAAGACGGAAAAGATCGTTGACCAATTTTCAACTAAACAACTTTCGGGCAACTGGCATTGGAGCGTTTTCCAGGATGTGCAATACCGGATCGTGAACAAGACCTTACAACTTCATGCGCTCCCTTCGCCCTCCGGCGCCTACCTGGGCCAATCTGTACTAGCGGTTAATTATCAGGCGGAGGTTACGGTGCAAAAGAACTCTACGGCACAGGCCGGGCTTGCTTTGATCGGCGATGATAAGAACATTTTGTATGCGGCAGCAGCGGGGAATACGATCCGGTTGGTACGGGTGCAAAAAGGAGAAGTGAAGGTTATTGCTGAAGAGAAAATAGAGCAGGCTTCGAATGTCAGGATAAGAGCGGAAGTAAACAATAATACAGCGGTGAGCTTTACCTACAGCACGGATGGTGTACACTATGCTGTGCTGAATAATACAGTTGCCGACATCTCTTATCTGCCACCGTGGGACAGGGCGGTGCGGGTAGGGTTGGTGTCAAAAGGTCGGGTAACCGAAGTAGCTTTCTTCAAGAACTTTCTCCTGGTTAACCGATGA
- a CDS encoding TlpA family protein disulfide reductase: MKKWFLTVVPLLFVLMAVTQTDTVYPYKRFPTVPPFSLLQADSSLLTKAQLKKGPVLVMFFSPSCDHCQHQVSDMLKRMAEFKNTQFVLATYQPFEEMVEFISTYELSKHPNIKVGRDEKFVLPPFYHIQSLPFLAVYNKKGDLVNTWQGNVPVDDLLKALH; this comes from the coding sequence ATGAAGAAATGGTTTCTTACAGTAGTACCGTTATTATTTGTATTAATGGCTGTGACACAAACAGATACAGTCTATCCATACAAGCGTTTCCCCACCGTTCCGCCCTTTTCCCTGCTCCAGGCCGACAGCAGCTTGCTCACAAAGGCCCAGTTGAAGAAAGGTCCCGTACTGGTCATGTTCTTCAGCCCTTCCTGCGACCATTGCCAGCACCAGGTGAGCGATATGCTCAAGCGCATGGCGGAGTTTAAGAATACCCAGTTTGTGCTGGCTACCTACCAGCCTTTTGAGGAAATGGTGGAATTCATCAGTACCTATGAACTTTCCAAACATCCCAACATCAAAGTGGGACGCGATGAAAAGTTTGTACTGCCGCCCTTCTACCATATACAAAGCCTGCCCTTCCTGGCAGTGTATAATAAAAAAGGTGATCTTGTCAATACCTGGCAAGGCAATGTGCCCGTAGATGACCTGCTGAAAGCATTGCACTAA
- a CDS encoding glycoside hydrolase family 88/105 protein yields the protein MNKTIILLLLLLPAQCLVAQKRSLTKFPKGYTPEEIGKRIAYRFVDAKHALHAGKWISYPETFYWNGSLQYAALTKDQQLLDLLEKRFQPLFSTESAYLPPKYHVDLNMFGSLPLGLYQLTNNKKYLELGLPYADTQWEVPDNGKAPEKAWAEKGYSWQTRLWIDDMYMITIVQTQAYKVTGDVKYIDRAAKEMVLYLDTLQRANGLFYHAPDVPFYWGRGNGWMAAGMAVLLRHLPKDNVYRARIMEGYLKMMKSLKEFQTAAGTWNQLIDEKDSWAETSGSAMFTYALITGVKQQWLNERTYAPVARKAWMGLVRYVDEKGAVSEVCVGTNKKNDKQYYYDRPRSKGDYHGQAAYTWCVGALLEK from the coding sequence ATGAATAAAACGATAATCCTGTTGCTCTTGTTGCTTCCCGCTCAGTGCCTGGTTGCTCAGAAAAGAAGTCTTACGAAATTTCCCAAAGGCTATACACCCGAGGAAATTGGTAAACGGATCGCCTACCGGTTTGTGGATGCCAAACATGCGCTACATGCCGGGAAATGGATCAGTTATCCTGAAACTTTCTATTGGAATGGTTCGCTGCAATATGCGGCACTCACGAAAGATCAACAACTGCTCGATCTGCTGGAGAAAAGGTTCCAGCCTTTGTTCTCCACCGAAAGCGCCTACCTGCCGCCCAAATACCATGTGGACCTGAACATGTTTGGCAGCTTGCCGTTGGGTCTTTACCAGCTAACGAACAACAAAAAGTATTTGGAACTGGGCCTGCCTTATGCGGATACGCAGTGGGAGGTGCCTGATAATGGCAAAGCTCCCGAAAAGGCATGGGCTGAGAAAGGTTACTCCTGGCAAACACGGTTGTGGATCGATGATATGTATATGATCACCATCGTACAAACACAAGCCTATAAGGTTACGGGCGATGTAAAATACATTGACCGAGCGGCGAAAGAAATGGTGCTGTATTTGGATACGCTGCAGCGTGCGAACGGCCTGTTTTATCATGCGCCGGATGTACCGTTCTATTGGGGCCGTGGCAATGGCTGGATGGCTGCGGGTATGGCCGTGCTGCTGCGCCATTTGCCGAAAGACAATGTCTATCGCGCCCGTATTATGGAAGGCTACCTGAAGATGATGAAGAGCTTAAAGGAGTTTCAAACAGCAGCTGGTACCTGGAATCAGTTGATCGATGAAAAAGACAGCTGGGCGGAGACCTCGGGATCGGCAATGTTTACCTATGCGCTGATCACGGGTGTAAAACAACAATGGCTGAATGAGCGGACATACGCTCCGGTAGCCCGTAAGGCCTGGATGGGATTGGTGAGGTATGTGGATGAGAAAGGCGCTGTATCTGAAGTGTGTGTGGGGACCAATAAAAAGAACGATAAGCAATATTATTACGACCGCCCGCGCAGCAAAGGGGATTACCACGGGCAGGCAGCTTATACCTGGTGTGTGGGCGCGCTGCTTGAAAAGTGA
- a CDS encoding ligand-binding sensor domain-containing protein translates to MRLLYKIITAGLSLLLTVSSCLGQYYFKQYQIGDGLAHNAVTSIIQDTKGLIWIGTRNGVNRFDGYTFKTCEDTKNKFGHIGNNIINTIAEDKNGMIWMGTGKGLFKYDPYKERFFELESSPKAYTNNLLIDNDNNFWFLVNFSLHKYNPVENRIEDLKTPASCIALDENMNLWIGDNDGNIRQYDPHKAGTARVRIVPENIPANSRSVSKIYPISRHELLIGCFKQGLKSYNTLTGQVSTIALRTDNSDIYVRDIAVDNEGHYWIATESGIYIYDPVHHLSRNLVKQPGDPYAIADNAVYTICRDNRGGMWTGTYFAGVNYCSKDNARFEKYYPRPGVNSISGEAVREITADSNQHLWIGTEDAGINKLDLRTGQFTHYTASPKKGAISYPNIHGLLAWNDKLFIGPFLQGMEIMHIPTGAITDRFKLIGARNDQESDFVISVYRTRNNSLLVGTAYHGSGLFTYDPIHKTFKRIPEIPYNSYVFDIFEDSKGNIWTGSVTQGAYYYNPATGRHGNFRFGDTANGQYNNEFAVYNIFEDSDHALWFATTGGGLIKLSADWKTTRRYTTENGLPTNVLYGILEDESKHLWISSLKGLIRFNIATGDVKVYTQANGLITDQFNYSSAYKHTDGKMYFGSVKGMVAFNPASFDQKEPSPPTYITGFQINNKEVIPGAENSPLHRSILYTDTIVLPYTQNNFSIEFAALNFSAPEVTRYKYLMKGLDRSWTYLSTNRKAYFTDLTHGNYEFIVQAESNIGSWEGKERRLLITILPPFWQSNVAYIAYALLLLTAVFFATRLYRQNLERKNLRKLQLFEYEKEKEIYQAKIEFFTNITHEIQTPLTLIAGPIEWLIKKLGKDPDINKTLTIAEKNTRRLVELTSQLLDFRKTEASQFSLNFINTDIVAVITDIVTGFKEQAAANNINLELELPANHYMAFVDREAFIKISTNLVSNAVKYAATRATIRLAPIKDPGDYFTIHFINDGKAIPEEFRHRLFEPFVRVPGNNKPGTGIGLSIARSLAELHNGTLQLMPASPGLIIFELRMPVHQQNEFHLSSWKKIE, encoded by the coding sequence ATGCGCTTGCTGTATAAAATTATTACTGCGGGATTATCACTGCTGCTTACCGTATCGTCATGCCTGGGCCAGTATTATTTCAAACAATACCAGATAGGCGATGGATTGGCGCATAATGCCGTCACCTCCATCATACAGGATACCAAGGGACTCATCTGGATAGGAACACGCAACGGCGTCAACCGCTTCGACGGATATACTTTCAAAACCTGCGAAGACACCAAAAACAAATTCGGGCACATAGGAAACAATATCATCAATACCATTGCCGAAGATAAAAATGGGATGATATGGATGGGCACAGGCAAAGGCCTCTTTAAATACGATCCGTATAAAGAACGCTTTTTCGAATTGGAATCCTCGCCCAAAGCTTATACCAATAACCTCCTTATCGACAACGATAACAATTTTTGGTTCCTGGTCAATTTTTCCCTGCATAAGTACAACCCGGTTGAGAACAGGATAGAAGACCTCAAAACGCCTGCCTCCTGCATTGCCCTCGACGAAAACATGAATTTGTGGATCGGAGACAATGATGGCAACATTCGCCAATACGATCCACACAAAGCGGGCACTGCCAGGGTAAGGATCGTCCCCGAAAACATCCCGGCCAACTCCCGGTCTGTAAGCAAAATATACCCCATCAGCCGCCACGAACTCCTCATAGGCTGTTTTAAGCAGGGATTGAAAAGCTACAATACCCTTACCGGCCAGGTCAGTACCATTGCCCTGCGCACCGACAACAGCGATATTTATGTACGCGACATTGCCGTAGACAATGAAGGCCATTATTGGATCGCTACAGAATCCGGCATCTATATTTACGACCCCGTTCACCACCTCAGCAGGAACCTCGTAAAACAACCCGGAGATCCTTACGCCATTGCCGACAATGCCGTGTACACTATTTGCAGGGACAACCGCGGTGGCATGTGGACCGGCACTTATTTTGCCGGCGTTAATTATTGCTCCAAAGACAACGCCAGGTTTGAAAAGTATTACCCAAGGCCAGGCGTCAACTCTATATCCGGCGAAGCAGTACGCGAAATAACCGCCGACAGCAACCAACATTTATGGATTGGCACCGAAGATGCAGGTATCAATAAACTTGACCTCAGGACCGGTCAGTTTACCCACTACACCGCTTCACCCAAAAAAGGGGCAATTTCTTACCCCAATATACATGGCTTGCTGGCATGGAATGACAAGTTATTTATCGGTCCGTTTTTGCAGGGCATGGAGATCATGCACATTCCCACCGGTGCCATTACCGACCGGTTTAAACTCATCGGTGCCAGGAACGACCAGGAAAGTGATTTTGTGATCTCCGTATACCGCACCAGGAACAATAGCTTATTGGTGGGCACCGCCTATCATGGCTCCGGCTTGTTTACCTACGATCCCATACATAAAACATTTAAGCGCATTCCCGAGATCCCCTATAATTCTTATGTGTTCGATATCTTCGAAGATTCCAAAGGGAATATATGGACAGGAAGCGTTACCCAGGGAGCCTACTATTACAATCCCGCCACCGGCCGGCATGGCAATTTCCGGTTCGGCGATACCGCCAACGGACAATACAACAATGAATTTGCCGTATACAATATTTTTGAGGACAGCGATCATGCCCTGTGGTTTGCCACTACCGGAGGTGGATTGATCAAACTAAGTGCCGACTGGAAAACCACCAGGCGCTACACCACCGAAAACGGGCTCCCCACCAATGTATTGTACGGTATCCTGGAAGATGAGTCAAAGCATTTATGGATCAGTTCCCTCAAAGGCCTTATCCGTTTTAATATCGCCACCGGAGATGTAAAAGTGTATACACAGGCCAATGGACTGATCACCGACCAATTCAATTACAGCTCCGCTTACAAACACACCGATGGAAAAATGTATTTTGGTTCTGTAAAAGGAATGGTCGCTTTCAACCCTGCATCCTTCGATCAGAAAGAACCAAGCCCGCCCACCTATATTACCGGCTTCCAGATCAATAATAAAGAGGTGATACCCGGTGCAGAAAATAGCCCTCTCCACAGATCTATCCTGTACACCGATACCATCGTATTGCCATACACCCAAAACAATTTCAGCATCGAATTTGCCGCACTCAATTTTTCAGCTCCCGAAGTAACCCGGTATAAATACCTGATGAAGGGCCTCGACAGGTCCTGGACCTACCTCAGCACCAATCGCAAAGCCTACTTTACCGATCTTACCCACGGCAACTATGAATTTATTGTGCAGGCCGAAAGCAATATCGGAAGTTGGGAAGGAAAGGAACGCAGGCTCCTGATCACCATCTTGCCCCCTTTCTGGCAAAGTAACGTCGCCTATATTGCATACGCGCTGCTTTTGCTGACCGCCGTCTTTTTTGCCACCCGTCTATACCGTCAAAACCTCGAAAGAAAAAACCTCCGCAAACTCCAGCTTTTTGAATACGAAAAAGAAAAGGAAATATACCAGGCAAAAATTGAGTTCTTCACCAACATCACCCACGAAATACAAACCCCGCTTACCCTCATTGCCGGGCCCATAGAGTGGCTGATCAAAAAACTGGGCAAAGACCCCGATATCAATAAAACCCTTACCATAGCCGAGAAGAATACCAGGCGCCTGGTAGAATTGACCAGCCAGTTGCTGGATTTCAGGAAGACCGAAGCAAGCCAGTTTAGCTTAAACTTTATCAATACAGATATAGTGGCAGTCATTACCGATATCGTAACCGGCTTTAAGGAACAGGCCGCTGCCAATAATATCAACCTGGAGCTGGAATTGCCAGCCAACCATTATATGGCTTTTGTAGACAGGGAAGCATTCATTAAAATAAGTACCAACCTGGTATCGAATGCCGTTAAATATGCGGCCACCAGGGCCACCATACGATTGGCTCCCATAAAAGATCCGGGCGACTATTTTACCATCCACTTTATCAATGATGGGAAAGCCATACCAGAAGAGTTCAGGCATCGCCTGTTTGAACCCTTTGTGCGCGTACCCGGCAATAATAAACCGGGCACCGGCATAGGTCTCTCAATAGCCAGGTCCCTGGCCGAACTGCACAATGGCACCCTGCAATTAATGCCGGCCTCCCCTGGTTTAATTATTTTTGAATTACGGATGCCCGTACACCAACAAAATGAATTTCATTTAAGTAGCTGGAAAAAGATTGAGTAA
- a CDS encoding BlaI/MecI/CopY family transcriptional regulator, with amino-acid sequence MEKLTPQEEEAMMAVWKAGEGNVKVFLDHMDEPRPPYTTLASTIKNLERKEMLRSRLVGNAYLYTPAMSEEDYKKNFMSGVVKNYFDNSYKELVNFFVEQNKLSPKELQEIIDMIEGKKP; translated from the coding sequence ATGGAAAAGTTAACACCACAGGAAGAAGAAGCCATGATGGCGGTGTGGAAAGCTGGTGAAGGCAATGTAAAAGTATTCCTGGATCATATGGATGAGCCCCGGCCTCCTTATACTACGCTGGCCTCGACCATTAAGAACCTGGAACGTAAAGAAATGCTCCGCAGCCGGCTGGTAGGCAATGCTTACCTGTATACGCCTGCCATGTCGGAGGAAGATTATAAAAAGAACTTTATGAGCGGGGTAGTGAAAAATTACTTCGATAACAGCTATAAAGAGCTGGTCAACTTTTTTGTGGAGCAAAATAAGCTGAGCCCAAAAGAGCTGCAGGAGATCATCGATATGATTGAAGGAAAGAAGCCTTAG
- the mdh gene encoding malate dehydrogenase, with translation MKVTVVGAGAVGATCADNIARKELATELVLLDIKEGIAEGKAQDMMQTATLLGFDTRITGSTNDYSKTAGSDVVVITSGLPRKPGMTREELIGTNAGIVKSVCDNILKYSPDTIIIVISNPMDTMTYLAQTATGLPKNRIIGMGGTLDSARFKYQLSQHLGCSPADLNAVVVGGHGDTTMIPLIRLATWNSVPVTKFLSEEQQKQIIADTMVGGATLTKLIGTSAWYAPGAAGAALVESIVRDEKKLFTCCVPLNGEYGQKDICLGVPVTIGRNGWEKILDFGLNADEQALFNKSADAVRSMNDVLKTL, from the coding sequence ATGAAAGTAACCGTTGTGGGTGCAGGCGCTGTAGGCGCTACTTGTGCCGATAATATTGCCCGTAAAGAACTGGCTACAGAATTGGTATTACTCGACATTAAAGAAGGAATTGCTGAAGGTAAAGCCCAGGATATGATGCAGACCGCTACCCTGCTGGGCTTCGATACCCGTATTACCGGTAGCACCAATGATTATTCCAAAACTGCCGGTTCAGATGTGGTGGTGATCACTTCTGGTTTGCCCCGCAAACCTGGTATGACCCGTGAAGAACTGATCGGTACCAATGCAGGTATTGTAAAAAGCGTTTGCGACAACATCCTGAAGTATTCTCCGGATACCATCATCATCGTGATCAGCAATCCGATGGACACCATGACCTACCTCGCCCAAACCGCTACCGGTCTTCCCAAGAACCGCATCATCGGTATGGGTGGTACCCTGGATAGCGCCCGTTTCAAATACCAGTTGAGCCAGCACCTCGGCTGTAGCCCTGCCGACCTCAATGCAGTAGTAGTAGGTGGCCACGGTGACACAACGATGATCCCTTTGATCCGCCTGGCTACCTGGAACAGTGTTCCCGTAACCAAGTTCCTGAGCGAAGAGCAACAAAAACAAATAATAGCTGACACCATGGTGGGTGGCGCTACCCTTACCAAGCTCATTGGTACTTCTGCCTGGTATGCACCTGGTGCTGCCGGTGCTGCGCTGGTGGAAAGCATTGTGCGTGATGAGAAGAAACTGTTCACTTGCTGCGTGCCCTTGAATGGTGAGTATGGTCAAAAAGATATCTGTCTGGGTGTCCCCGTAACCATTGGCCGTAATGGTTGGGAAAAGATCCTCGACTTTGGCCTCAACGCCGATGAGCAAGCCCTCTTCAACAAGAGCGCCGATGCAGTAAGAAGCATGAATGATGTGCTGAAGACTTTATAA
- a CDS encoding ArsR/SmtB family transcription factor: METRRDIFQAIADPTRRAIISLIALQAMTPNALAEHFNSSRQAVSKHIKILTECELVKQEQQGREIYYLLDIEKMKEIDKWLNQFRKIWETQFNQLDKVLSTLKKQRK, from the coding sequence ATGGAAACAAGAAGAGATATCTTTCAGGCCATTGCCGACCCCACCAGGCGCGCAATCATCTCCCTGATCGCCTTACAGGCAATGACCCCCAATGCCCTCGCCGAACATTTTAATAGCAGCCGGCAGGCTGTATCAAAACATATTAAAATATTGACAGAATGCGAACTGGTAAAACAGGAACAGCAAGGCAGGGAAATTTACTACCTGCTGGATATTGAAAAAATGAAAGAGATTGATAAATGGCTTAACCAATTCCGGAAAATCTGGGAAACCCAATTCAATCAACTCGACAAAGTATTATCAACACTAAAAAAACAAAGAAAATGA
- a CDS encoding SRPBCC family protein: MTNNLLFDFTLDKATKTVFINREFDADLSLVWEAFTTAEILDQWVAPKPWSSKTKFMDFKVGGRRFYAMVSPEGQERWAIQKYTSITPKTNFKMFNAFADKDENPELPGSDWDYTFSEQNGKTTVSITIYNESLARLEKMIEMGFKEGYAMSMTNLENLLSTLSNK; encoded by the coding sequence ATGACCAACAATTTGCTATTTGATTTTACCCTCGATAAAGCAACTAAAACAGTATTCATAAACAGGGAATTTGATGCAGACCTTTCACTCGTATGGGAGGCTTTTACCACAGCAGAGATACTGGACCAATGGGTGGCGCCCAAACCCTGGTCATCAAAAACAAAATTTATGGATTTCAAAGTGGGCGGACGAAGATTTTATGCCATGGTAAGCCCCGAAGGACAAGAGCGTTGGGCAATTCAGAAGTATACTTCCATTACCCCGAAAACCAATTTCAAAATGTTTAATGCTTTTGCCGACAAAGATGAAAACCCTGAATTACCGGGCTCTGATTGGGATTACACGTTTAGCGAACAGAACGGCAAGACAACAGTCAGTATTACTATCTATAATGAATCCCTTGCCCGTTTGGAGAAGATGATTGAAATGGGCTTCAAAGAAGGATATGCTATGTCAATGACAAACCTGGAAAACCTGCTATCAACCTTATCCAACAAATGA
- the map gene encoding type I methionyl aminopeptidase yields MSITNKSELLGMQKASEAVAHTLKEMRTYARPGMSTKELDQYGAAILTRLGAKSAPYLTYGFPGHTCISVDNEFCHGIPSHSRILQEGDLINIDVSAELNGFWADNGGSFVLGNDIHQHQKLVDASKEILQKAINHIRGGVKIADIGNLMETEAKKKGFKVIKNLGGHGIGRGLHEEPSDLLNYSNRFDRRRFKKDSVVAIETFITTTSTYATELGDGWTMVGNKGGYMAQHEHTIVVTDGKPMILTEMNGILN; encoded by the coding sequence ATGTCTATAACAAACAAGTCAGAATTACTGGGCATGCAAAAAGCGAGCGAGGCTGTTGCACATACCTTAAAAGAAATGAGGACCTATGCCCGGCCCGGCATGAGTACAAAAGAACTGGACCAATACGGCGCTGCCATACTGACCCGTTTAGGAGCGAAGTCTGCCCCCTATTTAACCTACGGATTTCCGGGACATACCTGCATTAGTGTGGATAATGAGTTTTGCCATGGCATCCCCTCCCACAGTAGGATCCTACAGGAAGGTGACCTGATCAATATTGATGTGTCAGCAGAACTGAATGGCTTTTGGGCCGACAATGGCGGGTCATTTGTGCTGGGCAATGACATTCACCAACACCAGAAACTGGTCGATGCATCCAAAGAGATATTGCAAAAAGCCATCAACCATATCAGGGGAGGCGTGAAAATAGCAGACATTGGAAACCTGATGGAAACCGAAGCTAAAAAGAAAGGTTTTAAAGTAATTAAAAACCTGGGCGGGCATGGTATAGGCCGGGGTTTACACGAAGAACCGTCCGACCTGCTCAACTACAGCAACCGGTTTGACCGGAGGCGATTTAAAAAGGACTCCGTGGTAGCTATAGAAACATTCATTACTACCACTTCTACCTACGCAACAGAGCTGGGCGATGGATGGACCATGGTGGGCAACAAAGGCGGCTATATGGCGCAGCATGAGCATACCATTGTAGTCACCGATGGCAAGCCAATGATCTTGACCGAAATGAATGGCATATTAAATTAG
- a CDS encoding response regulator transcription factor translates to MTDSILIVDDNTDIQDFLSVVLGDTYTLHLASNGEMARTILDNEVINLIISDIMMPGIDGFELCRQVKSNVEYCHIPIILLTSKNTYKAHIEGLEVGADVYIQKPFSSELLQVQIANLLRNRRKIKDHFASSPFDDVGVMAHSKTDEAFLKKLDEFIKDNIKDPNIEIDMLAEHMFMSRTTFYRKIKSLSSLSPKELVDITRLKKAAGLIAENEHTLYEISRMVGYSSQSLFSRNFQKYFKMTPIAYFQSLPRK, encoded by the coding sequence ATGACAGACAGTATCCTTATTGTTGACGACAACACAGATATACAGGACTTCCTATCCGTGGTTTTAGGCGATACCTACACACTGCATCTTGCCTCCAACGGAGAAATGGCCCGCACTATTTTAGACAATGAAGTGATCAACCTCATTATATCCGACATCATGATGCCGGGTATCGACGGCTTTGAACTATGCCGCCAGGTGAAATCCAATGTGGAATACTGCCATATCCCCATCATCCTGCTAACCTCCAAAAACACTTATAAAGCCCATATAGAAGGGTTGGAAGTAGGTGCAGATGTATACATACAAAAGCCTTTCTCTTCCGAACTATTGCAGGTACAGATTGCCAACCTCCTCAGGAACCGTCGCAAAATAAAAGACCATTTCGCCAGTTCCCCATTTGATGATGTAGGCGTCATGGCCCATTCAAAAACCGATGAAGCCTTTCTGAAAAAACTCGACGAATTCATAAAGGACAATATCAAAGATCCGAATATTGAGATCGACATGCTGGCCGAACATATGTTTATGAGCCGCACCACCTTCTACCGTAAAATAAAATCACTGTCATCCTTATCACCCAAAGAACTGGTCGATATCACCCGTCTGAAAAAAGCCGCCGGCTTAATTGCTGAAAATGAACATACCCTATACGAGATCTCCAGGATGGTAGGATATAGTTCCCAAAGCCTTTTCAGCCGCAACTTTCAGAAGTACTTTAAAATGACCCCAATAGCGTACTTCCAGTCACTCCCAAGAAAGTAA